In Mangifera indica cultivar Alphonso chromosome 14, CATAS_Mindica_2.1, whole genome shotgun sequence, the DNA window GGTACACTAGGTCTAGGCAAAGACATTCAGCTTTGCAAAAATTCAATGTAAAACATAAGGTGGGAAACTGACCTCCATTGCTTCCAAAACTGTATGAAGTTCAATCCCATCAATGCCTTCAACATTTAACCGATACTTAACCAATACTCTATTAGATTCTTGCTCAAACTGCACTGCACTTTCCATGTACTTCACAAGCAATTCTTGTATCTACAAACCCAAATCCAGTTCCTCTAAAAACCAATCACAAACTCAatataaaaatcacaaaatgaAACAAGCACAATTCACCAAAATAAACATCTCAAAACCTGTAAGTCTTACAAGAATATTTGgctcattttaatttttttcaacattagacaaattaaacaaaagaagTAGTGAAGCAGCAAACCTGCAGTTTCCTATGCATCCAAGGCCAGAACTATTCTAGGCTTCTTAATCTTGCAATTTTATATATGCGCGCCTGTAATGGGTATTAATTCCAAACTCACACTCTCATATTACATGTCTTAAGTCCTCATACCACAACTTTTATAAATTACCAAATTTTACATTCCGTACTACAACCTGCACATTCTACTCTGAGCCACGCATGTCATATAATAAGTTTCAAGTAACTTGAATCaagttttatacaaagttatacatattcttattaatatatatatatatatattgaaaagttataatttgAAGGATGATAATTTCCCTACTACTACTGTGGGTATGCAAATTAGCAGTTATTATcacttaaatttaacaaaaatctcACTTTTCACTCATTTCCCTCGATTTTCTGAGCAACCAAACACATTCTTCTTAAAAAtgataacaacaaaaaataataaataggaAAACACAAACCCTACCCCCTCGAAGCAATCGAACCACTCTTTCCTCAGTAAACCGTACACTATTGGCTCTTTCTCGTCCTCATCACCAATTCTCAAAGCTTTCTTCAACTCCCTCACTTCTTCAGCAGCAAATTTCAGTCGTCCATCTCTCACAGCCTCCCTCACTCCCTTCAACCTCTCATATATTCTAACAATTACCCTCAGCAACTCCAGCATTTCCCTTTTAACCCTCAACTCTCTCATCTTCTCACCAACCTCCTCAATTATCTGCTTAACCTCCGCATCTATTGGATGATCAGAGATCAATTCCAAAATCTCCGATAAGTTGGTAGAAATTTCTTCGGCTCGCGAAACGGCGTCGCTGCAGACAGAGAAGAGTGAAGCAAAGTCTTGGCGATGAGATAGAATATACGATTGGactttggatttgatttgaaggGAGTGTGACTCGAGGCGGGAGATTAGAAGGCGGAGATCGGGTGCGGAAAGTGGTGCAGTGGGGTCTGATAGATCGTGAGTGGAGAGGAGATCTGATACGTTGATTGTTTCGAAGAGTGCGTCCATGATGATGGTAATGGATCTGACAAATTTTTCAGGGGAATGAAGAAGTTTATTTGAAGATGAGGCAGAGAAGCGTAAGTGGAGCCCTATGGTGGCGAGGACTAATGTGCGCCGTCAGTGTATTGTTAAATGGACCTAGTTTGGGCTTCACCTTTCCTAGGCTTGGGTTTCCACACGTGAAGTTAATGGACTACTATAACATTTGAACACACAAAAATCTTTTTAGTTTAAAGAATGAATGAAGTTAAAGCTGCAGAGTGGCCGGGCCGGCCCGGTGGTTTTGAGATTGGAATCTTTACTTCAGCTTTCAGAAGTCAAAGTTTGCCCGTCTGAACTTTCGTCCATGGCATCAACGCTGAAATAAATTGACTTTGACACTTTCAAACTCATCAAAGTCCAAAttcaatacaataatattattcacacGGCAAAGCCGAAAGCAAAAATTTACATTCACAAAAATGAAACCcagatatatttatcaaattttgtttgattcccgggaaaaatggagaaaaatcaAATGAACCATAGAACACAGAATCTAACTTAATAAAATTGGTGATAATAATATTGTACAAATGggaaaaaagaggaagaaaaattgattgagcaaaacagaattttcttttcttgtagAGAAAATTAATCTAATTCTTATGCCAAAATCCCAGAATTCTTTCTCCGAGGAAGCTCACAATCTTTCTCAAAGACCCTTTCTCCAATTCCACCTTATCACCGTCTTCACCACCACCAACCAGATCAAGGTTCTCTGCGGCGGCAGTGGCATCAGTCCCAACACCAGAAGTCACCTTCAGCGACGAGCCTGAATCACCACACTCGTCCTTGTCACCATTTTTTGACTCATCAGAAACTCCCTTCCTTGAATTCCCCCTCTTCTTCCTCCTCAGAGTCTTCTTTTCTTTAGCCAATCCTTCCTCATAGGCCTCTATAATCTCATGTATAAGTTGACGGTTCGGTGACGTGTCCCAACGAGCCCAAAAACTCATGTAACATCTAAAACAGTTGCATTCAAACACAGGCGCATGGTCACCGCCGCCACCATCAACACGAACGCTACTTTGCTCGGTAGTTTTATTGAAGCGATCAGCAGTGGTGGTGTTAGTGCAGCCAGAGCATGAGAGGAGATATGCCAATACTTGTTTGTCTTCAGGTGAGAGAGTTGTAGCTAGGGTTAGGATAGTTGCCGGGAGTAACGTTAAATACTGGTCAGCGATGGTGGTTGATGATGCCGCTGATGGGTGCACCTTGCCTTTTCTATTGAGCTTCTTCATGGTTGAGTTATACGGCTTAAGCGTTAAGTTTTCTTTCTAACTGGTTCAGGTCTCTCTCGTCCTTTTAAATTAGGTGTTATGTGAGGAAGTGCCGTAATAGGCTGACGCGCCCATACGAACGAACTTGACCATGTTAACATTTGGCAATATTTAAAAGGGTTACTTGTCCCGCCCAAGGTTTAGGGAAAGTACATGGTCACCCCTTGATTACGAAATGTACAAATTGCCACCCCAAACTCAACCCTGTTATAAAAATGACTAACGGTAGTTGTTTGATGCAATTCTAGTGAGATTTGGTGgttaaaatctcatattttcaTGTGCAACTCAATGAGATCATTATCGAGTCACTTTAAGTGATAGttgtaatcatataaaaaaaatgtgatcTCACTTTATTTGACTATATCACAACTTGTTTAATGTCATACAACAAGATTATATCTTTTTGGTATGAATCTAATTATAGGATTTGATTAGATCATCACTAATccataatatgataattttataaaaacaaaataattggcATAATATGGTAATTTATTTGTATGACTAACATATGttgaatgaaaagaatattGCATACTAATTCTCAttacaaatacataaatttatacaaatacaTGGTTAAActtagagatgtcaatgggccaGGTCGGGCTGGCTCCGACTCGGCCCATTGGGCTAATGGGTCGGGCCTAAGGCATAAACAGTAACGGGCCTTCGGGCCGGGCCGGCCCATTAAAATCTAATGGCTCGACCCATATAATAACGGGTCTTAATTGGGTCAGGTTGGGCTTTAATTGAGCCAcccggcccatttaatcaatttttttaattaaaattttttaacataattttttttcaattattaaaaccaataacagtatctcaaatattttatctataatctCTTACTTGTGGCGGAGGAATACCatggttatatgatgaaaaatattataaattgataacatagtacaaataaattaatttacatacggtataaattacaaaacataaataaaatatatctactatataacatttatctactcatcttctatatttaaatctctgaatttttcaaagataaataattattatttgtgaatttagatcttttataatattttataataataaaattaaaataaaaatgaaattgtaaatataaagaattattatttctgaatttagatattttttgaaagagagttaatgagattgaagatataatgaaataattgaaattgagagattaaaagatttataaataaaagtgaaaataaaagaaaatataatag includes these proteins:
- the LOC123196595 gene encoding uncharacterized protein LOC123196595 — translated: MKKLNRKGKVHPSAASSTTIADQYLTLLPATILTLATTLSPEDKQVLAYLLSCSGCTNTTTADRFNKTTEQSSVRVDGGGGDHAPVFECNCFRCYMSFWARWDTSPNRQLIHEIIEAYEEGLAKEKKTLRRKKRGNSRKGVSDESKNGDKDECGDSGSSLKVTSGVGTDATAAAENLDLVGGGEDGDKVELEKGSLRKIVSFLGERILGFWHKN